One region of Culex pipiens pallens isolate TS chromosome 2, TS_CPP_V2, whole genome shotgun sequence genomic DNA includes:
- the LOC120424918 gene encoding larval cuticle protein A2B-like — MAFKFIALTTLLAAIAVGALPQHGHASSYQSIQLHTAQHHVAPVHHVAAVHALPVHHAIVKGVEHHAPANYEFAYSVHDGHTGDIKSQHESRHGDEVHGQYSLLDADGHQRIVDYHADHHNGFTATVRREPTGVKIAQPVAKVIAQPVHAYAHHVAAPVIQATHHYAPVAYHSAPLAYHGGHGGHATSHISVQHY; from the exons ATGGCATTCAAA TTCATCGCCCTGACCACCCTTTTGGCGGCCATCGCCGTTGGAGCCCTTCCCCAGCACGGACACGCATCCTCGTATCAGAGCATCCAGCTGCACACGGCTCAGCATCACGTTGCTCCGGTGCATCACGTGGCCGCTGTCCATGCCCTTCCGGTTCATCATGCCATCGTGAAGGGTGTCGAGCATCACGCCCCCGCCAACTACGAGTTCGCGTACTCCGTGCACGATGGTCACACCGGAGACATCAAGAGCCAACATGAGTCCCGCCACGGAGATGAGGTCCATGGCCAGTACAGTCTGCTGGACGCCGATGGCCACCAGCGTATCGTCGATTACCATGCCGATCACCACAACGGGTTCACCGCCACGGTCCGTCGGGAACCGACCGGAGTGAAGATCGCTCAGCCGGTGGCCAAGGTCATTGCCCAGCCCGTCCATGCCTATGCGCACCACGTGGCGGCTCCGGTTATCCAGGCCACGCACCATTATGCTCCAGTTGCTTACCACAGTGCTCCGCTGGCGTACCATGGAGGTCATGGAGGACATGCCACCAGCCATATCAGTGTGCAGCATTATTAG
- the LOC120424890 gene encoding cuticle protein 8-like — protein MAFKFVLFATLVAAASAGLIPQHGHIGHASSHQTFQQHHAAPVHHVAAVHAAPVHHVAAIHAAPVHHTIVKEVEHHAPANYEFSYAVHDEHTGDIKSQHETRHGDEVHGQYSLVDSDGHQRIVDYHADHHSGFNAVVRREPTHVKIAQPVHKVIAQPVHVHAAPVAHHSYSHAVPAVAYTSQHHSAPVAHHSYSHAAPAVAYTSQHHVAPVAHATISHVAPVAYTSGHGHGHHATSHISQISHNSQY, from the exons ATGGCATTCAAA TTCGTTCTCTTCGCCACCCTGGTCGCTGCCGCCAGCGCCGGACTGATCCCTCAGCATGGACACATCGGACACGCTTCGTCCCACCAAACCTTCCAGCAGCATCATGCCGCTCCGGTGCACCACGTGGCCGCTGTCCATGCCGCTCCGGTTCACCACGTGGCTGCCATCCACGCTGCTCCAGTCCATCACACCATCGTGAAGGAAGTCGAGCACCACGCTCCGGCCAACTACGAGTTCTCGTACGCCGTCCACGATGAGCACACCGGAGACATCAAGAGCCAGCACGAGACCCGCCACGGCGATGAAGTCCATGGCCAGTACAGTCTGGTTGATTCCGATGGTCACCAGCGTATCGTTGATTACCACGCCGATCATCACTCCGGATTCAACGCCGTCGTCCGTCGTGAGCCAACCCACGTGAAGATCGCCCAGCCAGTGCACAAGGTCATTGCCCAGCCCGTCCATGTTCATGCCGCCCCAGTTGCTCATCACTCGTACTCGCATGCTGTCCCAGCTGTGGCTTACACTTCCCAGCATCATTCTGCCCCAGTTGCCCATCATTCGTACTCTCATGCTGCCCCAGCTGTCGCGTACACTTCTCAGCACCATGTTGCCCCAGTGGCCCATGCTACCATCTCCCATGTTGCCCCGGTTGCCTACACCAGCGGCCATGGACATGGACATCATGCCACCAGCCACATCAGCCAGATCAGCCACAACAGCCagtactaa
- the LOC120424914 gene encoding cuticle protein-like, producing MHQTAQRFSGSIFKEVKSNPKMAAKFILFCALAAAASSAMIPVSRQSQQQHHQQLQQHSRHQQYRSEPQDDDGAQDPDYTFSYSVLDSWSGDVKSQQESRQGDQVRGQYRMLESDGTERIVDYSADDRNGFNAIVRHQPQTAVVGRVIPVAHAIRAIPIASAADRVAPLYATSNSRMVKYYDTPLIIANRIRHN from the exons ATGCATCAGACAGCTCAGAGATTTTCCGGTAGCATCTTCAAAGAAGTTAAATCAAACCCAAAAATGGCAGCAAAG TTCATCCTTTTCTGTGCCCTGGCTGCCGCGGCCAGTTCCGCCATGATTCCCGTGAGTCGTCAAAGCCAACAACAGCACCATCAACAGCTGCAGCAACACTCCCGACACCAGCAGTATCGATCCGAGCCCCAGGATGATGACGGTGCCCAGGACCCGGACTACACCTTCTCGTACTCGGTTCTGGACAGTTGGTCCGGTGATGTGAAGAGCCAGCAGGAGAGTCGCCAGGGTGACCAGGTGCGCGGTCAGTACCGGATGCTCGAGTCGGACGGAACCGAGCGGATCGTGGACTACAGCGCCGACGACCGAAACGGATTCAACGCCATCGTTCGTCACCAACCGCAGACGGCCGTCGTAGGGCGGGTCATCCCCGTAGCCCATGCCATCCGGGCGATTCCGATTGCCTCGGCTGCTGACCGCGTGGCCCCACTTTACGCCACCTCGAACTCGCGCATGGTCAAGTACTACGACACCCCGCTGATCATCGCCAATCGAATTCGTCACAATTGA
- the LOC120424901 gene encoding cuticle protein 8-like, whose translation MAFKFVLLATLVAAASAGLIPQHGYASSHQTIQHHAAPVHHVAAVHAAPVHHVAAIHAAPVHHTIVKEVEHHAPANYEFSYAVHDEHTGDIKSQHETRHGDEVHGQYSLIDSDGHQRIVDYHADHHSGFNAVVRREPTHVKIAQPVHKVIAQPVHVHAAPVAHHSYSHAAPAIAYTSQHHVAPVVHSTQHIGHGLSSGYHY comes from the exons ATGGCATTCAAA TTTGTCCTGTTGGCCACTTTGGTCGCCGCTGCCAGCGCTGGTCTGATCCCACAGCACGGATATGCTTCCTCCCATCAAACCATCCAACACCACGCCGCTCCGGTTCACCACGTGGCCGCTGTCCATGCCGCTCCGGTTCACCACGTGGCTGCCATCCACGCTGCTCCAGTCCATCACACGATCGTGAAGGAAGTCGAGCACCACGCTCCGGCCAACTACGAGTTCTCGTACGCCGTCCACGATGAGCACACCGGAGACATCAAGAGCCAGCACGAGACCCGCCACGGAGATGAGGTCCATGGCCAGTACAGCCTGATCGATTCCGATGGTCACCAGCGTATCGTCGATTACCACGCCGATCATCACTCCGGATTCAACGCCGTCGTCCGTCGTGAGCCAACCCACGTGAAGATCGCTCAGCCAGTGCACAAGGTCATTGCCCAGCCCGTCCATGTCCATGCCGCCCCAGTTGCCCATCACTCGTACTCCCATGCTGCCCCAGCTATCGCTTACACTTCCCAGCACCATGTTGCCCCAGTTGTCCACAGCACCCAGCACATTGGACATGGTCTGTCTTCGGGATATCATTACTAA
- the LOC120424894 gene encoding uncharacterized protein LOC120424894: MNRYLTLSQLGDGTYGTVVLGQRKDTGEKVAIKRMKRKYYSWEEAMNLREVKSLKKLSHANVVKLKEVIRENDVLYFVFEYMQENLYQLIKDRETHFPESTIRLILQQILTGLAFMHRHGFFHRDLKPENVLCCGPELVKIADFGLAREIRSRPPYTDYVSTRWYRAPEVLLHSTRYGSAIDMWAVGCIMSELYTFRPLFPGSSEVDQLFKICSVLGTPDKLDWPEGHKLASSIQFRFPECPKIPLESLVTRAGTSAIQLLEDSLQWDPEKRPTAQQSLKYPYFSSMKQRSAASVVTNGNTQLPQLQQNGNGVPSARISIVDVAQLENGSINNRFSVNPAIGSGALNGNNNGSVYKSLSNSDLNEINSMLSISRLSQNPPVEKRASLDNGKLGDSARSNGRFQSGINYSVLNEMLNNYNLGHQGHRLNRNNSITKSITDQSDSGVNDNGSSGVSYSIVKPAVVKIDDKPTEVYVGRKEKVNDIFVARNLVDNVAKITRAVDSDDSSYVNSSGFYLHKQNGNGDFGNAVFNDSFLNDSKVYNAFSKQPVLLTRKTDEEIRLNKAKNPSLNRGLQSHFSRSWEPVKGSSFEDDLEDILGSKVKSSKKTGNEFKLEDLFGTVSFSKDSGPSKYPNTVPFAKGSMKNNGLTDIYDNSDAKPSHSSANIAPRRKNQQQVFVSNNSFSTNKEFNGVNAAFKLFPWEDVPRNAPEKKQWVPDSGVLTYVGPGGDGKGRPDWAAKYLSK; the protein is encoded by the exons ATGAATCGATACCTTACGTTGAGCCAGCTTGGCGATGGGACCTACGGTACGGTTGTCCTTGGTCAACGCAAAGACACCGGCGAGAAGGTCGCCATCAAGCGGATGAAGCGGAAGTACTACTCCTGGGAGGAAGCCATGAATCTTCGGGAGGTGAAG TCCCTGAAGAAGCTCTCGCACGCCAACGTGGTGAAGCTGAAGGAGGTCATTCGGGAGAACGACGTGCTGTACTTTGTGTTCGAGTACATGCAGGAAAACCTGTACCAGCTGATCAAGGACCGCGAGACGCACTTCCCGGAGTCGACGATAAGACTGATCCTGCAGCAGATCCTTACGGGGCTGGCGTTCATGCACCGGCACGGCTTCTTCCACCGGGACCTGAAGCCGGAAAATGTGCTGTGCTGCGGGCCGGAGCTGGTCAAAATTGCCGACTTTGGGCTGGCGCGGGAGATCCGGTCGCGGCCACCCTACACGGATTACGTGTCCACGCGGTG GTATCGTGCACCGGAAGTGCTGCTCCACTCGACCCGCTATGGCAGTGCCATCGATATGTGGGCCGTGGGCTGTATCATGTCTGAGCTGTACACGTTTCGGCCGTTGTTCCCAGGTTCGAGCGAAGTGGACCAGCTGTTCAAGATCTGCTCCGTGCTAGGAACGCCGGATAAG CTCGACTGGCCCGAGGGACATAAGCTTGCGTCCTCGATACAGTTTCGGTTTCCCGAGTGTCCAAAGATACCGCTGGAGTCGCTGGTGACGCGAGCGGGAACGTCTGCAATACAGCTGCTTGAGGATTCCCTCCAGTGGGACCCGGAGAAGCGACCTACGGCGCAGCAATCGCTCAAGTACCCGTACTTCAGTTCGATGAAGCAGCGATCGGCGGCAAGTGTGGTGACCAACGGGAATACTCAGCTACCGCAGCTTCAGCAGAACGGCAACGGAGTTCCCAGTGCCAGGATATCAATCGTAGACGTTGCTCAGCTGGAGAACGGTTCAATCAACAACAGGTTCAGTGTAAATCCGGCCATCGGAAGTGGTGCACTCAATGGCAATAACAACGGAAGTGTCTACAAATCGTTGAGTAATAGTGACCTGAACGAGATCAATTCTATGCTAAGTATTTCGCGACTTTCTCAGAATCCTCCGGTCGAGAAACGTGCTTCGCTGGACAACGGCAAGCTCGGGGACAGTGCCAGAAGTAACGGACGATTCCAGAGCGGGATCAACTACAGTGTGCTAAACGAAATGCTCAACAACTACAATCTGGGCCATCAAGGCCATCGGCTTAACCGGAACAATAGCATTACGAAATCAATCACCGACCAAAGTGATAGTGGAGTGAACGACAACGGAAGCTCCGGGGTTAGTTATTCCATCGTGAAACCGGCCGTGGTGAAGATCGACGACAAGCCCACGGAAGTGTACGTTGGCCGGAAGGAGAAAGTGAACGACATTTTTGTGGCGCGAAACTTGGTGGACAATGTGGCGAAGATCACTCGAGCAGTGGACAGCGACGACTCGAGCTACGTCAACAGCAGTGGGTTCTACTTGCACAAACAAAACGGTAACGGGGACTTTGGGAACGCCGTTTTCAACGATAGTTTCCTAAACGACTCCAAGGTGTACAACGCGTTCTCGAAACAACCGGTGCTGCTGACTCGCAAAACAGACGAAGAAATCAGGCTGAACAAGGCAAAAAATCCATCCCTGAACCGCGGCCTCCAAAGTCACTTCAGTCGCAGTTGGGAACCAGTCAAGGGGAGTAGTTTCGAGGATGACCTGGAGGACATTTTAGG AAGCAAAGTCAAATCGTCCAAGAAAACTGGCAACGAGTTCAAGCTTGAGGATCTGTTCGGGACGGTGTCGTTTTCAAAAGATTCCGGCCCCTCCAAATATCCGAACACGGTTCCGTTTGCCAAGGGATCGATGAAGAACAACGGGCTCACGGACATCTACGACAACTCGGACGCGAAGCCGTCGCACTCGAGTGCGAACATCGCGCCGCGGCGGAAAAACCAGCAGCAGGTGTTTGTGTCGAACAACAG TTTCTCAACAAACAAAGAATTCAACGGGGTCAATGCTGCGTTCAAACTGTTTCCATGGGAAGATGTTCCCCGAAATGCACCAGAAAAGAAGCAATGGGTCCCCGATAGTG gtgtCCTGACGTACGTCGGTCCTGGTGGTGACGGCAAGGGACGACCCGACTGGGCCGCCAAGTACCTTAGCAAGTAG